One Schistocerca nitens isolate TAMUIC-IGC-003100 chromosome 1, iqSchNite1.1, whole genome shotgun sequence DNA segment encodes these proteins:
- the LOC126196375 gene encoding HIG1 domain family member 1A, mitochondrial-like, translating into MPNKVAESEEMASSPPILYRDESQTDKLSRKIKEAPFVPIGLAGLVAACAIGAYKYRHRGQMSTSVFLMQLRVAAQSMVVGCMTLGLGYQMYKDYLSPDRKKPSE; encoded by the exons ATGCCTAACAAG GTTGCGGAATCAGAAGAAATGGCATCGTCTCCGCCAATCCTGTATCGTGACGAATCGCAAACGGATAAACTGTCAAGAAAAATTAAGGAAGCGCCGTTCGTACCTATTG GTCTAGCTGGTCTTGTTGCGGCATGTGCTATTGGTGCTTACAAGTACCGCCATCGTGGACAGATGTCTACATCAGTGTTCCTGATGCAGCTTCGAGTTGCTGCGCAAAGTATGGTTGTTGGTTGCATGACTCTTGGTCTTGGATATCAGATGTACAAAGACTACCTCAGTCCTGACCGAAAGAAACCATCAGAATGA